The following nucleotide sequence is from Streptomyces leeuwenhoekii.
CCGCCGCCGCGCAGGCGGCGAAGCACGCGTAGGCGCCGGTGACCGCGAGGGCGGCGGAACCGCCCTGCGCCGCGGCCCGCTCCCGGCGGGAGAGGCCTGCGATGCCGAGGGTGAACAGGGCCACCAGGGCCACGGTGACCACGAGGCTGACCCCGAAGACGGAGCCGAGGGCTGCCCAGTCGATCTTCATCCTGCTTCTTCCTTCGTACCGGGTGAGCGCGGGCTCAGACGGGGGTGGCGGCCGACGGCGCCTTGGCGTCGGAGGCGGTGGCCTGGGCCGGGATGGTGGCGGTCAGGTCCCCGGCGGCCGCGCCCGCCGGGGGCGGGGTCACGGCGGCGATCGCGGTGGTGACCACCCCGGCCGGCTCGGCGTCCCCGGCCTCCTCGGTGTCGTTGACGTTGGTGTGGTCGACGACCTCGCGGCGGGAGATCTTCCAGATGGCGAAGCTGGAGGCGACCAGGAAGACCGCGACCAGCGCCGTGCCCCAGTCGCCCAGGCCGCAGACCCACTCGGCGAGCGCGGCGACCAGGGCCGCGGCGGGAAGGGTCAGACCCCAGGCGACGAACATCCGGGTGGCCGTGGACCAGCGCACCACACCGCCCTTGCGGCCGAGGCCCGCGCCCATCACGGCACCGGAGACCGAGTGCGTGGTGGAGAGGGAGAAGCCGAGGTGGGAGGAGGCGAGGATGACCGTGGCGGCGCTGGTCTGGGCGGCGAAGCCCTGCTGCGGCTGGAGGTCGGTCAGGCCCTTGCCCATGGTGCGGATGATGCGCCAGCCGCCGAGGTAGGTGCCGAGCGCGATGGCCAGGCCCGCGGAGAGGATGACCCACATCGGGGGGTCGGAGTCGGGGGTGAGGGCGCCGCCGGCGACCAGGGCGAGGGTGATGATGCCCATGGTCTTCTGCGCGTCGTTGGTGCCGTGCGCCAGCGAGACCAGGCCGGCCGAGGCGATCTGCCCGGCGCGGTAGCCCTTCTTGGCGGCCTCGCCGTCGGCCTTGCGGCCCAGCGTGTACGTCAGCCGGGAGGCGACCATGGCGGCGACGCCCGCGACGATCGGGGCGGCTATCGCCGGCAGCAGCACCTTGGTGACGAGCACGTCGCCGTGGACCGCGCCGACGCCCGCGGAAGCGATCGCGGCGCCGATCAGACCGCCCATCAGGGCGTGCGAGGAGCTGGACGGCAGACCGACCAGCCAGGTCAGCAGGTTCCAGAGGATCGCGCCGACCAGGGCGGCGAATATGACCTCGGGACGGATGCCGGTCTCGTCGACGAGACCCTTGGAGATGGTGTTGGCGACCTCCACGGAGAGGAAGGCGCCCACCAGGTTGAGGACGGCGGACATGGCCACCGCGACCTTGGGCCTCAGAGCGCCCGTGGAAATGGTCGTGGCCATCGCGTTCGCGGTGTCGTGGAAACCGTTCGTGAAATCGAACGCGAGTGCGGTCACCACCACAATCGCGAGGATCAGCGAGAAGCTTTCCATTTACCCAGGCAATCGTTCGAGGTCATTGGCTGCTCGAACGTAGGTAACGAGGGTGAACGGAAGATGAACTGGGAGGGGCGCGGCAGTGACCGGAAGCGGGGTCTTCGCCCCCTCTTGCGTAGGCCGTGTGCGCCCCACACCCGGCTGCGGCGCCTCCGCCCGGCCGGGCGGACGGCCCGAAGAGATTTCCGTCACCCGGCCGGGGCGGCGCCTGGGAGGATCGCCCCATGACCGAGCAGTCGTGGAACCGGCGGGGCGCCCAGGGCGCCCGGGAGGAGGCGCGGGTGGTGGAGCAGGCGCGAGGACGGCGCGTGAGCCCGGAGGAGGCGCACGCCTGGGAGGCGCTCGTGGCGACGGCCCGGCGGACGGTCGCCGACGGACTGGTGGTCGGCACCTCCGGCAACGTCTCGGTGCGCGTCGGCGACACCGTCCTGGTCACACCGTCGGGCGTCCCCTACGACCGGCTGACACCGCGGGACGTCACCGGTGTCGCCCTCGACGGCGGGCAGGTGCTCGGCACGCTGGTCCCGACCAGCGAGCTGCCCATGCACCTGGCCGTGTACCGCACGACCGGCGCCCGCGCCGTCGTCCACACCCACGCCGTCCACGCGACGGCCGTCTCCACCCTCGTCCGGGAGCTTCCCCTGATCCACTACATGGCCGCCGCCCTCGGCGGCCCCGTCCGGGTCGCCCCGTACGCCACGTACGGCACCGAGGAGCTGGCCGCGCACATGCTCGGCGCCCTCGCCGGCCGCTCCGGCTGCCTCCTGCAGAACCACGGCACGCTCACCTACGGCGCCACCCTGGACCAGGCGTACGACCGCACCGCCCAACTGGAGTGGATGTGCCGCCTGTGGCTGACCGCCTCCGGCGTGCCGGGCCTGACGCCGTCCCTGCTGACCGGGGAGCAGCTCGCCGAGGTCGGCGAGCGGCTGCGGGGATACGGCCAGAAGGGCTGACCGCCGCCCCGGGCGGCCCACGGGCACCCGGCACCGCCGCCCCGGGCGGCCCAGAGGCACCCCCGCCTCCCCGCCGTCCCGGGCACGGCGGGCACCGTCCCGCCGTCACCCTCACCCGCCCGCCCACTGGCCGGTGACCGGATCCGCCTGGAGACTGGACGACGTGCGCACCGTCACCGCAACGGCCACCGCCGTCACCGCAGCCCTGGCCACCGGCGCCGCCAGCATCGTCGCCGGCCGGCTCGCCAGCGACGCCGCGCTGAAGGCGCCCGCGGGCCGGCCCCTGCCCACCGAACCCCGGCTGACCGTGCACGGCACCGCGGCCGGGCAGATCACGCTCACCCGGCACCTGGCCACCCTGCGCCCCGGCCGGTACGGCCTCGCCGGCGACGGCTCGCACGCGGTCGTCGGCCCCGTCCTGGACTCGGCCCGGCACCCCGCCGACACCGTCGTGCGCCGCCTGGAACGCGTCACGCACGGCACCCTGCGGCCCGGCGACAAGGTCTGGCTCACCCCGAACCTGTACGTCGGCGATCCGCGCACCGCCCTCGGCCTGGACCACGCCGACGCCGACATCCCCGGCGAGCTGGGCCCCCTGCCGGCCTGGTTCGTGCCCTCCTCCCGCGACACCTGGGTGATCGCCGTGCACGGCCTGGGCACCACCCGGGAGCAGGCCATGAACGTGATGGGCTTCCTGCACCGCCTGCACGTCCCGGTGCTCGCCCTCGCCTACCGCGGCGACCTCGGCGCGCCCCGGTCGCCGGACGGGCTGAACCACCTCGGCGAGACCGAGTGGCGCGACCTGGACGCGGCGATCCGCCACGCCCTGCGGTACGGCGCCCGGCAGGTCGTCCTGCTCGGCTGGTCCACCGGCGCCACCATGGCCCTGCGCGCCGCCGAGTACTCCGGACTGCGCGACCGGATCGCGGGGCTCGTCCTGGACTCCCCGGTCCTCAGCTGGGAGGCCGCCCTGCGCTCCCTGGCCGCGGCCCGGCACACCCCGGGGCCGCTGCTGCCGCTCGCGGTCCGCGCCGCCCAGGGCCGCGCCGGACTGCGCGCCGACCGGGTCGCCGATCCCGAAGGCGACCACCTCGCGGTGCCGGCACTGATCTTCCACGGCCCCGACGACACGGTGGCCCCCTGGCACCTCTCCCGCCGCCTGGCCGACACCCGCCCCCGCCTGGTCCGCCTCCACACGGTCCGGCAGGCCCCGCACGCGGCCATGTGGAACGCCGCCCCCGACGCCTACGAAGAGGCCCTGCGGCGCTTCCTCACCCCGCTGATGTGAAGCGACGCGGACGCCTCCCGGCGGCGCGCGGCACGGCCCCGGTGCCCGGTTCACCCCCCATGCCCCCACCGCGTCCGGCGACCACCCGACCCCCATTCCGCTTACGATCGCGCCCCTGGCCTGCACGTCTTCGGCGGCCCGCCACCACCCGTTGCGTTGGCCACCCCCGTCGGTCCCGGTGACATTCCGTTTGGGTTTTCGGACCGTCAACCGGAAGACTGCACCCGTGACGTCCCGTATCCCGCGCGACTCCAGGCTTCGACTCGTTGGCCCGCGACCCCTGGCCGCCGCCCCCAGAGCCGTGAACCAGCGGCGCCCGCGCCGCGCCGCCCCGCGCCCGCCGGAGGGCACACCGGCCCGCTCGGAGCTGGCCAGAATGGCGCGCTCCGGTCTGGCCGGCGCGGTGCGCGTCGCCCGCTGGGCCGACGCCACCCTCGGACCCGGCCGGGCCGGCGCCACCTCCGACGGCAAGGCCACGCTCTCCGACGCGACCGCCGAACGGGCGGCGCGCGAGCTCGGCCTGACCGTCGCCCAGGTCCGCGCCGAGTGGGACACCGCCCGCCTGGCCGGTCTGGTCGAGGTGCACGGCGACAGCGCCCGCCCCGGCTGGCGGCTGCGCGCCTGGGACCGCGACGACAGCGCCGTCCTGCGCGGCTGGGTCGCCCTCTTCGACGCCTGGTCGCTCGCCCACCCCGAGCCCGCCGGCCACGAGCCGGCCGCCGTCGCCGAGGTCGTCTCGGCGATGCCCCAGGTGCTCTCCTTCCTCCAGCTCTCCGCCGGGCCCGTTCCCCTCGCCCAGCTCCTCGACCTCCTTCAGCAGCGCGTCACGGAACTGCGCACCGAGCGCTGCGAGGTCCCCTACGGCCCGCGCCCCGAGCCCGAGGCCCCCGCGGCCGCCGAGGACGCGCCGCTCGCCCCGCTCCTGGACTGGGCCCTGCACGCCCTCGCCTCGGTCGGCGCCCTCACCTGCGGCGACGGGCAGGCCACGCTCACCCCGCTCGGCAGTTGGGCCGTCTGGGTCAAGCTGGAGCAGATCTGCGTGGCCGCCCAGAGCCCCGCCGGGAACATCGAGCAGGCCGCCGAGGACATGCTGCGCGGCTGCGCCCAGCTCCGCCCCAACGCGGCCCGCGCCGAGTACCGCGCCTGGCTCGCCGCCCGCCCCGTCGGCAGCGCCGTCGCCGAGCTCCTCGCCGCGGCCCGCGGCGACGACGCCCTGCTGCGCGGCCTCGCCTTCGAGGCGCTGCGCGTGGTCGGCGCCCCCGCCGAGCCCGACGTCCGGGCCGTGCTCGACGAGCCGACGCTGCGGCCCTACGCCCTGCTGTGGCTGGCCGAGCACGACGGGGCCGACCCGGAGGACGCCCACGAGGTCCTCACCCGGGAGGAGGCCACGTGGCTGTGGGTCGACACCGCCGCCGCCGTCGCCGACCACGGCGAGGCCCCGATGCTGGTCCGGCACCTGGAATCCGCGGTGCAGCCGACCGTCCCGGCGCTGCTCGACGA
It contains:
- a CDS encoding alpha/beta hydrolase, translating into MRTVTATATAVTAALATGAASIVAGRLASDAALKAPAGRPLPTEPRLTVHGTAAGQITLTRHLATLRPGRYGLAGDGSHAVVGPVLDSARHPADTVVRRLERVTHGTLRPGDKVWLTPNLYVGDPRTALGLDHADADIPGELGPLPAWFVPSSRDTWVIAVHGLGTTREQAMNVMGFLHRLHVPVLALAYRGDLGAPRSPDGLNHLGETEWRDLDAAIRHALRYGARQVVLLGWSTGATMALRAAEYSGLRDRIAGLVLDSPVLSWEAALRSLAAARHTPGPLLPLAVRAAQGRAGLRADRVADPEGDHLAVPALIFHGPDDTVAPWHLSRRLADTRPRLVRLHTVRQAPHAAMWNAAPDAYEEALRRFLTPLM
- a CDS encoding inorganic phosphate transporter; its protein translation is MESFSLILAIVVVTALAFDFTNGFHDTANAMATTISTGALRPKVAVAMSAVLNLVGAFLSVEVANTISKGLVDETGIRPEVIFAALVGAILWNLLTWLVGLPSSSSHALMGGLIGAAIASAGVGAVHGDVLVTKVLLPAIAAPIVAGVAAMVASRLTYTLGRKADGEAAKKGYRAGQIASAGLVSLAHGTNDAQKTMGIITLALVAGGALTPDSDPPMWVILSAGLAIALGTYLGGWRIIRTMGKGLTDLQPQQGFAAQTSAATVILASSHLGFSLSTTHSVSGAVMGAGLGRKGGVVRWSTATRMFVAWGLTLPAAALVAALAEWVCGLGDWGTALVAVFLVASSFAIWKISRREVVDHTNVNDTEEAGDAEPAGVVTTAIAAVTPPPAGAAAGDLTATIPAQATASDAKAPSAATPV
- a CDS encoding class II aldolase/adducin family protein — its product is MTEQSWNRRGAQGAREEARVVEQARGRRVSPEEAHAWEALVATARRTVADGLVVGTSGNVSVRVGDTVLVTPSGVPYDRLTPRDVTGVALDGGQVLGTLVPTSELPMHLAVYRTTGARAVVHTHAVHATAVSTLVRELPLIHYMAAALGGPVRVAPYATYGTEELAAHMLGALAGRSGCLLQNHGTLTYGATLDQAYDRTAQLEWMCRLWLTASGVPGLTPSLLTGEQLAEVGERLRGYGQKG